The sequence below is a genomic window from Betaproteobacteria bacterium.
GCCGCTCACGATCACGATCGGGCGCGGATCGGTCTGCATGATGCGGCGCGTAGCCTCCACGCCGTCGATCTTCGGCATGTGGACATCCATGGTGATCACGTCGGGGCGCAGTCGCTGCGCGATCTCGATCGCCTGCTCGCCGTCGGCTGCGGTCCCGACCACCAGAATGTCCGGGTCGGCGCCGAACACCGCGAGCAGGAATTCGCGCACGACAGCCGAATCTTCCACCACCAGCACCTTGATCATGGCGCGTGCGTTCTCCCGTCATTGTTCGCATCACGGCACGTGAAGCCGATCGAGGCCGATGTCATAGCAGCCGCGCCACGATCTCGAGCAGGTTGCTCTGCTCGAAGTCGCTCTTGACCAGATACGCGTTGGCGCCGACTTCGAGCCCGCGCTCGCGCTGCTCGCGCTGCCCGAGCGCGGTCACCAGCACCACCGGCACCGCCGCGAGCCTGGGGTCTGCGCGAATGCGGGCGGTAAGGTCGAAGCCGTCCATGCGCGGCATCTCCACGTCCGAGACTACCAGGTCGAACTCGCCGGCCCGCAACGCAGCGAGCCCTTCCATGCCGTCGACGGCGGCAGAGACCTGGTAGCCCGCCGACGCGAGCATGGCGGTGAGCAGCGTGCGCGCGGTGATGGAGTCCTCCACGACCAGAATGGCGCGCCGGCGCGGCTCCGGCACGGTGCCCGCGACCCGCGCGGCCGGCCCTGGCTCGAAACCCCGGCACGACTCGATCAGGTCGGTTGCGTCCAGCACCGGAACCACCTCCCCCGTCGCGATGACGCAGGCGCCGGCGACATTGCGCACGCGCGCAAGCTGCGGGCCGAGCGCCTTGACCAGCACTTCCTGCTCGCCGACCACCTCGTCGACCGTCAGGGCGATGCGCTGCGCGCCCTCGCCGAGCACGAGCACGCGCAGATGGGGGTCGTCGGGGTCGGCCGCGGACGCCGCGGGCAGGCCCAGCAATTCGCCGAGCCCGACCACGGCCATCGCCCGGCCTTCGAGCGCGATGCTCGGGCGGTTCTCGACCCTGCGCAATGTCGCCCGCGGAACTCGTGCAACCCTACCCACGACGGTGGTCGGAATGACGAACGGGCGGCCACAGGCGCGCACTAGTACGCCGCGGTAAGTGGCAAGCGCATGCGGCAGCAGGATTCGAAACGTACTGCCCCGGCCGGGGTCCGATTCGAGCGTGACGCGTCCGCCCAGGCGCTCGATCTTCTCGCGCACGATCGCGAGCCCGAGCCCACGCCCGGAAATGTCCGTCAGCATCGTGCTCGTCGAAAGCCCCGAATGGAACACGAGCGCCAGCGGCTCTGCCGGGTCCTCGAGGACGGGCAGGCCGAGCCTGCGTGCGGCTTGCGCGACGGCCTCGCGGCGGATGCCCGCGCCGTCATCGCCCACGGCGATCTCGATCCGGCCACCTTCGCGGTGAGCGACACTGAAGCCGAGCCGCCCCTGGGCGGCCTTGCCGGCCCGCTCGCGCTCCGCCGGCGGCTCGATACCGTGATCGACGCAGTTGCGCACGATGTGCAGCAGCGGCTCCGCCAGCGCCTGCAGAATCCCGCGATCGAGCTCGATGTCGCCGCCTTCGATGGTGATCTCGAGCTTTTTCGCCTGTTCGCGGGCGAGCTCGCGCGCCATTCGCGGGAAGCGCTCGAGCAGCGTCGCGACCGGCAGCAGGTGCATCTCGCGCACCTGGCGCAGCAGCGCGCTGGTGATCGACGCGAGCATGCGCTCGTCTCGTTGCGCGTCGCGCAGCAGCCGTTCGACGCGCTCGGGCAGTTGATGCGCGAGCGCGGGTGACGCCATCGCCCCTCGGCCGATGCTCGCAGCGTGGGCGCTTGCCTCACGCAGCTCCTCCACCCGATGCGCTGCGGCAAAGCGCACGGTCAACAGGCCTTCGGCCTCGCGCAGCATCGCATCGAGCCTGGAGACGTCGATGCGTACGACGCCGTCGCCCGTCGCCGCGGCGAGCGCCATCTGCGCCTGCTCGGGCGTAACGGTATGCACGGCAGCGCGCTCGACCGGGCCGGCCACACTCGCCTCGTCGCTGTGTGCGCCCGCACCCGGTTTGCCGGCGCTCTCGATCCGGCGCAGCAGCGCCGACACCGGCGCCGAAAGCGGTGCTGCGGCAGCCGCTTCGCGCATCGCACCGAGCGCGTCAAGCGCTTCGCGCAAGCTCTCGGGCAGCTCGTACGTCGACACAAAAGCGCCGCGCTTGAGCGCCGCAAACGCGTTCTCGAGCGCCTGGCACACCGCTTCCATATCGCGCCGATTGACCGCCCGGGCAGCGCCCTTCAGGGTGTGCGCGTCCCGGAACATGCGCTCGACGAGCGCGGCGGGTAGCTCCGCGCCGGGCACCGGCGGCCATTCGTCGAGGGCCGCGGACATCGAGCGCAGTTGCTCGTGCGCCTCCGCGCGAAAAGTCGCCTGGAGCCTTTCCAGGACGTCTTTGCCGTATTGCGCCATAACGCCTGCGCTACCGCGTGCCTGCTAGGCCGGCGCGGAGTGAGTGGCGGCGACCATTTGCCCGAGGCGGCGACCCAGCTCGTGCAGGTCGTGGGCCGCGCTTTCGGCCTGGCGCGTCCCGGCGACGTTCTGCATGCTCGCCTGCTTGATGTTCTCGATCGCGAGCGCGACCTGCTCCATGCCTACGATCTGCTGCTGGCTCGATGCCGCAATCTGCGTCGCCGCCTGCGCGGCCTCCGCCACGCTCTCGGCGAGCCGCCGGATTGCCTCTCCAGCCTCCCCCGACTGCCGCACGCCGGCCTCCACCGTCTTCGAGCCCTGCTCGGTGGCCATTACCGCCGCCGTCGTGGCCTTCTGGATATCGCCCAGTATGGCGCGCACCTGCGCAGTCGCCTGCTTCGACTGCTCTGCCAGACTCCTCACTTCCTGCGCCACCACCGAGAACCCCTTGCCCTGCTCGCCCGCGCGCGCCGCCTCGATCGCCGCGTTCACCGCCAGAAGATTCGATTGCTCCGCCAGGTCGTTCACCGTCGCGGTGATCTCCCCGATCGCCTGGCTCTGTTCCGACAGCCGGACGATGCTCTGGCCCACCGAACCCATCTGCGCCTCGATCCGCTGCATCAGCGCGATCGCCTCCTCGACCGACGCCCTGCCCGCGTGCGAAATCTCCGCCGCCTTCGCGGCAGTTTCCGAGACGTACCGCGCCTTCTGGCTCGCCAGCTGCGCGGTCTGCTTCACCTCCTCCACCGTCGCCATCGTCTCGGTCACCGCCGCAGCCGTCTCCGAAGCCCCGGAGGCCACCTGCGTCGTCGTCGCCAGGATCTCGCTCGACGACGACGCCAGCCGCGCCATGCTTTCGGTGAGCGCTCGCGTGATGCCGCGCGTGAGCAACAGGCCCAGCGCGATTCCGCCCACCAGAGCCGCAACCGAGACCGAAGCGAGCCAGAGCAGCGTCACCTCCAACTCGCCCGCCACCCGCGCCCTTCCGTCGATGAGCTGCTTGCGTTCATAGGCGATGAATTGCTCGTGCTTGTCTCGCAGCGCGAGAAAGCGCGAGAGCGCCTCTCGATCGAGCGTGAGCGCCTCCTCGCGCTGTCCCTGTTGCAGCAGCGCGATGCCCCGCTCCTGATGCGCCTTGAACGCCCGCTGCAGCTCGCTGATTTCGCCGAGCAGCCGCGCGCCCCCTTCGGTTTGCGCCAGGGCACGCAACTTCTGCAGCAGCCCGTCCACCTGATGGTGGCTGTTGCGCAATTCGACCACCACCTGCGCCTGCTGCTCCGGATAGAGCAGCAAGCCGCGGTACTGAGCCGTCTGGTCGCGCGCCTCGCGACCGAGCTCGGTGGCGAGCACGAGCGCCGCGCTTTCCACCTCCAGGAAGCTTGCGTACGCCGCCTCGGTCGCCTTGAGCGCATAGACGGCGACAGCCACGACGAATGCGAGCGCAACCAGGACGATTGCGTAACCTCCGAGAATCTTCTTGCCGACAGTCATGCTTGACCTCTTCCGCCTTTCACATCACACGCCGCTGGCGCTGCCGCAGAGCCCCGAGCCGTTCCGTCGAACTCGGGCAGAAACGGGGTCGGCGTCACGCACCCATTTCATTTTCGTCCGTCCGCCGCGATGGCGCCCTGCGCATTCCGGTCTGGGCGTGCATACGCCCCGGCGCCTTGGCGCCCCTCATCGATTACGAGCCGCTCGTCGGCAAGCAGGCGTGCTGCGTCCAAAACCACGATCCGTTCTTCGCTGACCCCGAGGAGATAACGCGCTCTCACCCCCTCCAGTGTGGGCAGCGAGGCGACCAGCCCGCCGCGCGGCAGACGCCGCATGCCCTCGATCGCGTCCGCGAGCAGGCCGAAGCGCATGTGCGCCGACTGCAACACGATCAGCCTGTTGAGCTGTCCCAGGCCGCGCTCGGGCAGCTCGAACAGGCTGCGCAGATCGAGCACGGAGACGATTTCGCCGCGCACGCGGGCGATGCCGAGCACGAACGCAGGCAGGCCCGGAAGCGGCGTAAGGTGCTCCAGGACATGGACGCGCGCGACGTGCTGCGGCTCCACGGCGTACGTTTCCGCACCCAGCCGAAATGCAAGCACGTCGATGAACGCGTTTGCGCCCTCGGCAGCGGCCGGCCGTGCGAGCTGCCGCGCACGCGCCTTCAGAATGCGTTCGGCTTGCGCCCGATCCGGGGTCCACGCGCGTTCGAGCGCCACGCCGGCGACATGCAGCCGCTCGTGCAACGCGCCTGGGTCGCGCGCTGCAGACGACACACCGTCCCCGGAGCCCGGCGTGCTCATCGACGTTCCTCGCCGACGACCGAGCTTGCCAGGCTGGTGCGAACGGCCGTGACCAGCTGCACAAAACGGCCTGCATTGACGCCCTCGGAGTATGCAACGCTCTCCTCCGGGCGCAGACGCGAGGCGTAGTCATGGGCGGCGGCAAAGTGCCGCAGCGCCTCCTGTCTCCGCCCCTGCACAACGCGCAGGTGCCCGAGCGTGAGATGCGCCATGATGAATTCCGGGTCGAGGTAGAGCGCGCGTTGCAGGGCGGCCGCGGCCGCCTCCGTCTCGCCGCGTTCGCGCAAAATCACCGCACGCAAGTAGTGGTGCGCCTCGTTCAGCCGATCGTCGGCGATGGCGCGATCGCAGCATTCGAGCGCTGCGCCCAGATTGCCCTCGTCCGCCAGGCGGCGGGCGGCTTGTGCGGCAGTTTCCGTTTCTTGCGCACGAGCGCGCGGCACCGGCTGCACGACTATCGGCTCTTGCCGCACCGGCACGGGGGCGCACATGCTGCCGCTGGCGCGCGCTGCGCCTGTACTGGGAGGCTTACGTGTGCGCTCAATACGGCGATAACCAAGCGCGCCCGCAAACGCGACCGTCTCGAATCCCGGAAAGGTGGCGTTCGACATCTCCGCCGCGCTCACGAACAGCCAACCGCCCTCGCACAGGCGATGGCGCAGCCGCAGCACGGCCTCCTTCGCCTTGCGTGGCTCGAAGTACATGAGGACGTTGCGACAGATGATGATGTCCACGGTCCCGTCGCCGCCGGGAAGCGGCGGATAGGGCTCCTGCGCGAGATTGAGCGCAAAAAAGCGCACCCGTTCGCGCAGCCGGGAATCGATCCGGAAGCGGCCGTCGCGGCAGCGCGTGAAGAAATGCTTCACCCACGCCGGCGCAGCGCGAAACGACCACGCACCATATACGCCGTGCTCGGCGTAAGCGAGAAAGCGCGGATTGATGTCGCTCGCAATCACGCTGACGTGCTCGCGCCAGGCAGCGGGCAAGACGCGCTCGAACAACATGGCGATGCTGTACGCTTCCTCGCCCGTGCAGCAGCCCGCGCTCCAGATCCGCAGGCGCCGATCCGGCTCGCCGTCCGTGCGCAGCAGCTCGGCAAGCAGCAGGTCCCGCAAGGTGTCGAACAGCGCCGGATCCCGAAAAAAGTAGGTTTCGCCGACCGTCGCATGGCAGACGAGGGCCTCGAGCTCGCGCGCCGACAGCGTCGCGGCCTGTAAGCGTCCAAGCCACGCACCGGGATCGTCGGCGTGAAGCTCGGCGCCGGCGGCGGCGATGGCACGTTCGAGATCCGGCCAACGCTGCGGCGGGAAATGCAAGCCTGCATGCTGGGCGAGCCGCGCCGCCACGCGCGCGAGCAGCGCGGGCGCCAAGGTGCGCGGCAGACAGACCTCACCCGGCATCGAGCGCTTCCTCGAGCAAGCGCTCGTCGTCGAGCGAAAGGAGCTGGCCCAGATCCTCGATCAGCACCAGGCCATCGTCGAGCTTGACGACACCGGCGACATGCGTGAGCCCGGGGACGATGCTGCCAGCCTGAACGGCGGCATCCGCTTCATACGTGGCGAGGCCGTCGACCGCATCCAGTTGCAGAACAACGCCACGCCGTCCGGTATGCGCCAGGACGAAACAATCCCCCGGCTCGATCCGGCGGCGCGCTCGCGCGAAGCAGTGGCGCAGGTCGATGACAGGCAGGACGCGGCCGCCGATATCGACGACACCGACAATCGCCCGGGGTGCGGCGGGGAGCGGCTCGACCCATGCGGAACGCACGACGCGCTCGACGCTGCTCAGGGACAATCCCAAGCGCAGGTCGTCGAGCCGAAACACCATGATTTGAGGCATTGTCTATCGCATCGCTCAGGAAGCTGCGCACCTGGCTGCGTTTTCGAATAGATTATGCCGACTGTGTCGGGCCGCTACATCCGTAGCACTACGGAGGACATCCCCTCTTTGCATGTGGAGATGCCAAGTGATCGGCCGCCGCGCCCGGTCGAGCGCAAAAGGCGCCCGGGTTCATAAAGTGGATACGTGCCGCGCGACCGTCAGGGTAGCGGAACGATGCCCTTCGAAATGGCAAAGCGCACCAGATCGGTCTGACTCTGGAGGTCGAGCTTGTGCAGCGCGCTGGCGCGGTGAGTTTCCACGGTGCGGACGCCGATTCCCATCGTTGCCGCGATCTCGGCGTTGGTCATACCGGTGGCCGCATAGCGCAGTACCTCCCGCTCGCGCCGGGTCAGGATGTCGAGCGGATCAATGCTCGCGCTACACCAGGCCCTCTGGCTGTAGGCGTCGACGCGACCATCGGACAACGGCGGGCTCAGGTAACGGGTGCCCGCCATGACTGCGCGCACTGCCTGCAGCAACTCTTCGCGGCCGGCGCATTTGAGGACATACGCGCGCGCCCCGGTGCGCATCGCTTCCCAGACATAGGGCAACTCATCGTGCATCGACAACACGACGACCCGCGTGCTCGGGATTTCCCGTGCAACGTACCGAACGACCTCCAGGCCTGGGACGCTCTCCATCTGGAGATCGACCACGAGCACGTCGGGGCGCAGAGTCGGCAGGGCTTCGCATGCGCGCAGTGGATCCGATTCCTCGCCCACTACCTTCATGTCGGACTCCGTATCG
It includes:
- a CDS encoding response regulator, translated to MIKVLVVEDSAVVREFLLAVFGADPDILVVGTAADGEQAIEIAQRLRPDVITMDVHMPKIDGVEATRRIMQTDPRPIVIVSG
- a CDS encoding response regulator, which translates into the protein MAQYGKDVLERLQATFRAEAHEQLRSMSAALDEWPPVPGAELPAALVERMFRDAHTLKGAARAVNRRDMEAVCQALENAFAALKRGAFVSTYELPESLREALDALGAMREAAAAAPLSAPVSALLRRIESAGKPGAGAHSDEASVAGPVERAAVHTVTPEQAQMALAAATGDGVVRIDVSRLDAMLREAEGLLTVRFAAAHRVEELREASAHAASIGRGAMASPALAHQLPERVERLLRDAQRDERMLASITSALLRQVREMHLLPVATLLERFPRMARELAREQAKKLEITIEGGDIELDRGILQALAEPLLHIVRNCVDHGIEPPAERERAGKAAQGRLGFSVAHREGGRIEIAVGDDGAGIRREAVAQAARRLGLPVLEDPAEPLALVFHSGLSTSTMLTDISGRGLGLAIVREKIERLGGRVTLESDPGRGSTFRILLPHALATYRGVLVRACGRPFVIPTTVVGRVARVPRATLRRVENRPSIALEGRAMAVVGLGELLGLPAASAADPDDPHLRVLVLGEGAQRIALTVDEVVGEQEVLVKALGPQLARVRNVAGACVIATGEVVPVLDATDLIESCRGFEPGPAARVAGTVPEPRRRAILVVEDSITARTLLTAMLASAGYQVSAAVDGMEGLAALRAGEFDLVVSDVEMPRMDGFDLTARIRADPRLAAVPVVLVTALGQREQRERGLEVGANAYLVKSDFEQSNLLEIVARLL
- a CDS encoding chemotaxis protein, with protein sequence MTVGKKILGGYAIVLVALAFVVAVAVYALKATEAAYASFLEVESAALVLATELGREARDQTAQYRGLLLYPEQQAQVVVELRNSHHQVDGLLQKLRALAQTEGGARLLGEISELQRAFKAHQERGIALLQQGQREEALTLDREALSRFLALRDKHEQFIAYERKQLIDGRARVAGELEVTLLWLASVSVAALVGGIALGLLLTRGITRALTESMARLASSSSEILATTTQVASGASETAAAVTETMATVEEVKQTAQLASQKARYVSETAAKAAEISHAGRASVEEAIALMQRIEAQMGSVGQSIVRLSEQSQAIGEITATVNDLAEQSNLLAVNAAIEAARAGEQGKGFSVVAQEVRSLAEQSKQATAQVRAILGDIQKATTAAVMATEQGSKTVEAGVRQSGEAGEAIRRLAESVAEAAQAATQIAASSQQQIVGMEQVALAIENIKQASMQNVAGTRQAESAAHDLHELGRRLGQMVAATHSAPA
- a CDS encoding chemotaxis protein CheW, which gives rise to MSTPGSGDGVSSAARDPGALHERLHVAGVALERAWTPDRAQAERILKARARQLARPAAAEGANAFIDVLAFRLGAETYAVEPQHVARVHVLEHLTPLPGLPAFVLGIARVRGEIVSVLDLRSLFELPERGLGQLNRLIVLQSAHMRFGLLADAIEGMRRLPRGGLVASLPTLEGVRARYLLGVSEERIVVLDAARLLADERLVIDEGRQGAGAYARPDRNAQGAIAADGRK
- a CDS encoding chemotaxis protein CheW, with translation MPQIMVFRLDDLRLGLSLSSVERVVRSAWVEPLPAAPRAIVGVVDIGGRVLPVIDLRHCFARARRRIEPGDCFVLAHTGRRGVVLQLDAVDGLATYEADAAVQAGSIVPGLTHVAGVVKLDDGLVLIEDLGQLLSLDDERLLEEALDAG
- a CDS encoding response regulator, which produces MISVYLLDDHPLVLEGVRHALDTESDMKVVGEESDPLRACEALPTLRPDVLVVDLQMESVPGLEVVRYVAREIPSTRVVVLSMHDELPYVWEAMRTGARAYVLKCAGREELLQAVRAVMAGTRYLSPPLSDGRVDAYSQRAWCSASIDPLDILTRREREVLRYAATGMTNAEIAATMGIGVRTVETHRASALHKLDLQSQTDLVRFAISKGIVPLP